In Methylococcus geothermalis, one genomic interval encodes:
- a CDS encoding serine O-acetyltransferase, producing the protein MFEHIREDWRNYQGDLTRQGLWVMLVYRFGRWRYRVGPRWLRLPLSFLYKVLKLLSQILTGIDLPCEAQVGRRFTIEHFGDVIVSGDAVIGDDVTIRNGVTIGLKRTNEPGSPVIGNRVDIGAGAKVLGPIRIGDDVVIGANAVVITDVPPNSLAVGVPARIKSRADTGAER; encoded by the coding sequence ATGTTCGAGCATATCCGAGAAGACTGGAGAAACTATCAAGGCGACCTGACCCGGCAAGGACTGTGGGTCATGCTGGTCTACCGGTTCGGTCGCTGGCGCTACCGGGTAGGACCGCGCTGGCTGAGGCTGCCGCTCTCGTTCCTCTACAAGGTGCTGAAGCTGCTGTCGCAGATACTCACCGGCATCGACCTCCCCTGCGAAGCGCAGGTGGGGCGGCGCTTCACCATCGAGCACTTCGGCGACGTGATTGTCAGCGGCGATGCCGTCATCGGCGACGACGTGACGATCCGCAACGGCGTCACCATCGGGCTGAAACGCACCAACGAACCCGGCTCCCCCGTGATCGGCAACCGGGTCGACATCGGCGCGGGCGCCAAGGTGCTGGGACCGATCCGGATCGGCGACGACGTCGTCATCGGCGCCAATGCCGTGGTCATCACCGATGTGCCGCCGAACAGCCTCGCGGTCGGAGTTCCCGCGCGCATCAAATCCCGGGCGGACACGGGCGCCGAGCGCTGA
- a CDS encoding WecB/TagA/CpsF family glycosyltransferase yields the protein MGGHTTIPGPLGKRPRWYWRPWLLPLLTLGASLLPRIIDFSMAGALLILLAPLLLFRALIAKLRAGRVFAATERVGRFQMPFRQLAFADDAPGRNLAVLLNVFRGDMAFAGPRALSLEEAAAVPADQGIRFSLRPGVFSPYALRSKVGIAYEGEADLDREFYYTETAAGNLGLVVRTGVSGLLAGDAARPMPDHLDFFGIAIANTTMGEAIDWIVRRIRDDRPATIAFVNPDCLNIAYTNPEYREVLNQVERVLPDGIGIRFGCRILGFGLRANVNGTDMFPRLCERCADEKLSLFLLGARPGVARQAAENMLQRYPDLKIAGTRDGYFAPDAEAEVIETINRSGADILLVAFGVPKQELWLWKHRSRLKPRIAMGVGGLFDFYSGRIPRAPLWLREIGLEWSWRLLQEPGRMWRRYIIGNPLFLYRVWRQKIGKLVI from the coding sequence ATGGGCGGTCATACCACGATTCCCGGCCCCCTGGGAAAACGCCCTCGCTGGTATTGGCGTCCGTGGCTGCTCCCGCTGCTGACCCTGGGGGCGAGCCTGTTGCCACGAATCATCGATTTCAGCATGGCGGGGGCGTTGCTGATCCTGCTCGCCCCGCTGCTTTTGTTCCGCGCCCTCATCGCCAAACTGCGCGCGGGACGCGTGTTCGCCGCCACGGAGCGGGTGGGCCGTTTCCAGATGCCGTTCCGGCAGCTCGCCTTCGCCGACGACGCCCCCGGCCGCAACCTCGCGGTTCTGCTGAACGTGTTCCGGGGAGACATGGCTTTCGCCGGACCGCGCGCCCTGAGCCTCGAGGAGGCGGCGGCGGTACCCGCGGACCAGGGCATCCGCTTCAGCCTCCGGCCCGGCGTTTTTTCGCCCTATGCGTTGCGGTCCAAGGTCGGGATTGCCTATGAGGGCGAAGCGGACCTGGATCGCGAGTTCTATTACACCGAAACGGCAGCGGGCAATCTCGGTCTGGTCGTGCGTACCGGTGTCAGCGGGTTGCTTGCCGGCGACGCCGCGCGGCCGATGCCGGACCATCTGGATTTCTTCGGTATAGCCATCGCCAACACCACGATGGGCGAGGCGATCGACTGGATCGTCCGCCGCATCCGCGACGACCGGCCGGCAACGATCGCCTTCGTCAACCCCGACTGCTTGAACATCGCCTATACCAACCCGGAATACCGGGAGGTTCTGAACCAAGTCGAACGCGTCCTGCCGGATGGCATCGGCATCCGCTTCGGCTGCCGGATTTTGGGCTTCGGCCTGCGCGCCAACGTCAACGGCACCGACATGTTCCCCCGGCTATGCGAACGCTGCGCGGACGAAAAACTGTCGCTGTTCCTGCTGGGCGCCCGGCCGGGGGTGGCCCGGCAGGCAGCCGAAAACATGCTTCAGCGCTATCCCGACCTGAAAATCGCCGGCACCCGCGACGGCTATTTCGCGCCTGACGCCGAAGCCGAGGTCATCGAGACCATCAACCGGTCCGGGGCGGACATCCTGCTGGTCGCCTTCGGCGTCCCCAAACAGGAACTCTGGCTTTGGAAACACCGCTCCCGGCTCAAGCCGCGCATCGCCATGGGCGTCGGGGGGCTGTTCGATTTTTACTCCGGCCGAATCCCCAGGGCTCCGCTTTGGCTGCGGGAAATTGGGCTGGAATGGAGCTGGCGGCTGCTGCAGGAGCCGGGACGGATGTGGCGGCGCTATATCATTGGCAATCCCCTTTTCCTCTATCGCGTGTGGCGGCAGAAAATTGGAAAACTCGTCATCTGA
- a CDS encoding glycosyltransferase 87 family protein, with translation MENSSSERNYGLAAILAGALLLRIVLAASFKGHPIDVGTFSAWAGHAAEGLLSFYSPGYFADYPPGYIYVLWLIGKSRALLQTGFDTPEFLVMLKFPAIAADLATIGVIHHLATEQGHGRAKALTLAALYAFNPAVIADSAVWGQVDSVLTLFVLLGVLWLERRPAASGAAFAAALLVKPQALIFAPVPLLWLGNQLFRRHTAAELSLFMPAAILVFALGVLPFAAENGPAWVVEKYASTLASYPYASLNAANVFALVGGNGADAAQTALFLSFETWGTVFLFVILGWAAWLAWRGLTASDCVYLAAFLPVSVYLWSIKMHERYLFPALAMLLAYHILSRDRRALWLFLGFSAMLFVSMAQVLHLSARETWYIPRFDPLLLAVSGINLLSWSLLAWIGWRAERQ, from the coding sequence TTGGAAAACTCGTCATCTGAAAGGAACTACGGACTGGCGGCGATTCTGGCAGGGGCCCTGCTGCTGCGCATCGTGCTGGCGGCCTCCTTCAAAGGCCACCCCATCGACGTCGGCACCTTCAGTGCCTGGGCAGGGCACGCGGCGGAAGGGCTGCTCTCGTTCTACAGCCCCGGCTATTTCGCGGACTACCCGCCGGGCTATATCTACGTATTGTGGCTGATCGGCAAATCGCGGGCGCTGCTACAGACGGGCTTCGATACCCCCGAATTTCTGGTGATGCTCAAGTTCCCGGCGATCGCGGCGGACCTCGCGACGATCGGGGTGATCCACCACCTCGCCACCGAACAAGGCCATGGCCGCGCCAAGGCGCTCACTCTCGCCGCGCTTTATGCCTTCAATCCCGCCGTCATCGCCGACTCCGCGGTCTGGGGGCAGGTCGATTCCGTGCTGACGTTGTTCGTCCTGCTCGGCGTGCTGTGGCTGGAACGCCGCCCCGCCGCATCCGGCGCGGCTTTCGCGGCGGCTCTGCTGGTGAAGCCGCAGGCGTTGATTTTCGCTCCCGTCCCCTTGCTGTGGTTGGGGAACCAGCTGTTCCGCCGGCACACGGCTGCCGAACTGAGCCTTTTCATGCCGGCCGCGATCCTGGTGTTCGCCCTCGGGGTCCTGCCGTTTGCCGCGGAAAACGGGCCCGCCTGGGTCGTCGAGAAATATGCGTCTACCTTGGCCTCCTACCCCTACGCCAGCCTGAACGCTGCCAACGTCTTCGCCCTCGTCGGCGGCAACGGCGCCGACGCGGCCCAGACGGCGTTGTTCCTGAGTTTCGAAACCTGGGGAACGGTTTTTCTTTTCGTCATCCTCGGCTGGGCGGCATGGCTGGCCTGGCGCGGATTGACGGCTTCGGACTGCGTTTACCTGGCGGCCTTTCTGCCGGTCTCCGTTTACCTGTGGTCGATCAAGATGCATGAGCGCTACCTGTTTCCCGCTCTCGCCATGCTGCTCGCCTACCACATCCTCAGCCGCGACCGGCGGGCGTTGTGGCTGTTCCTCGGATTCAGCGCGATGCTGTTCGTCAGCATGGCGCAGGTCCTGCACCTGAGCGCGCGGGAGACTTGGTATATCCCCCGTTTCGACCCGCTCCTGCTGGCCGTTTCGGGAATCAACCTGCTGTCGTGGTCACTGTTGGCTTGGATCGGATGGCGGGCAGAACGACAATGA
- a CDS encoding sugar phosphate nucleotidyltransferase, whose product MRVIVLADRIGRELLPLTDRTCVALLPVAAKPLIDYTLDMLAATGLTEALIVAGPFGEQIRAHLGEGRHFGLRLEYWPSPGETEVALLLSQLPKCSEKSTLVVRGDMLRSPLLGAFLKMAGSRDAPVLHGWCEGNPGGLWLLRGNADDTCGMDWRDIVSGTAVPESGKLKLEGGTAHPLDSLPAYHRTNLDAAGGRIGGLALPGQQAHAGLTVGRNSSVSAGSLANGTALIGSHCRIHPSVQLQGENVISDGVIVDRGARLSNTVVLPYSYVGELVTVENGIVRGNDLLRIDTGARLRIVDAFLLADLDQVSITHGFSDLLNRLAGVLLLVASAPLWPLAALAALARHPTRPLRFRRLRGNRLVRGDAGTPRRAAFTAAEWATGIPVLAKLPWLLPVARGDLHLVGVEPVTPEQAASRTAEWERMADRAPAGLIGPTQLDLPASAPAEERLMSDAFFAAQADSGKKLRVILRGLRVLFSRRAWRPED is encoded by the coding sequence ATGCGCGTGATCGTCCTGGCCGACCGTATCGGCCGCGAACTCCTGCCGCTGACCGACCGCACGTGTGTCGCTCTTTTGCCGGTGGCGGCGAAACCCCTGATCGACTATACCCTGGACATGTTGGCGGCGACCGGCCTTACGGAAGCGCTGATCGTCGCCGGTCCGTTCGGCGAGCAGATCAGAGCGCACCTCGGCGAAGGCCGGCATTTCGGCTTGCGGCTGGAGTACTGGCCATCGCCCGGCGAGACGGAGGTTGCATTGCTGCTGAGCCAGCTTCCCAAATGCTCGGAAAAATCGACTCTGGTGGTGCGCGGCGACATGCTGCGCTCTCCCCTCCTCGGTGCCTTTCTCAAGATGGCCGGTTCCCGCGACGCCCCCGTTCTCCACGGCTGGTGCGAAGGGAACCCGGGGGGACTATGGCTGCTGCGCGGCAATGCCGATGACACCTGCGGCATGGACTGGCGGGATATCGTCTCCGGCACGGCCGTACCGGAATCGGGCAAGCTGAAGCTGGAGGGAGGCACCGCCCACCCGTTGGATTCGTTGCCTGCCTATCATCGGACGAATCTGGACGCAGCGGGCGGACGCATCGGCGGGCTCGCCCTCCCCGGACAACAGGCCCATGCCGGACTCACCGTGGGCCGCAATTCGTCCGTGTCGGCCGGCAGCCTCGCGAACGGCACCGCCCTGATCGGCAGTCATTGCCGAATCCATCCCAGCGTCCAACTTCAAGGCGAAAATGTGATCTCCGACGGCGTCATCGTCGACCGGGGCGCCCGGCTGTCCAACACTGTCGTGCTGCCCTATTCTTACGTGGGCGAGCTGGTGACCGTTGAAAACGGCATCGTGCGGGGCAACGATCTCCTCCGCATCGACACCGGCGCCCGGCTCAGGATCGTCGACGCATTCCTGCTGGCCGATCTGGATCAAGTCTCGATAACTCATGGCTTTTCCGATCTGCTGAACCGGCTGGCAGGCGTTTTGTTGCTGGTAGCCTCGGCACCGCTGTGGCCACTGGCCGCGCTGGCCGCACTGGCGCGCCATCCAACCCGGCCGCTGCGCTTCCGACGTTTGCGCGGCAACCGCCTGGTCCGGGGGGACGCCGGCACGCCCAGGCGAGCGGCCTTCACCGCTGCCGAATGGGCAACCGGCATTCCGGTGCTGGCGAAACTGCCCTGGCTCCTGCCTGTAGCCAGAGGGGACCTTCATCTGGTCGGAGTGGAGCCCGTCACGCCCGAGCAGGCGGCCAGCCGGACCGCGGAGTGGGAGCGAATGGCGGACCGGGCCCCGGCCGGTTTGATCGGTCCGACCCAACTGGATCTGCCGGCCTCCGCGCCTGCCGAGGAACGCCTGATGAGCGATGCCTTTTTTGCCGCCC